In Acetonema longum DSM 6540, the following proteins share a genomic window:
- a CDS encoding KH domain-containing protein has protein sequence MKELVEIIAKALVTCPDQVNVTATTDNDATIFELRVAPEDMGKVIGKQGRIAKAIRTVVKAAATRDNKKVMVEII, from the coding sequence AAAGAATTGGTAGAAATAATTGCCAAGGCGTTGGTTACATGCCCGGATCAAGTCAATGTTACCGCAACAACAGACAATGATGCTACCATTTTTGAATTACGCGTCGCTCCTGAAGACATGGGCAAAGTTATCGGCAAACAGGGTCGTATCGCCAAAGCGATTCGTACAGTAGTAAAAGCAGCTGCTACCCGCGATAACAAAAAAGTCATG